Sequence from the Muntiacus reevesi chromosome 17, mMunRee1.1, whole genome shotgun sequence genome:
CACTGGCATGactccgtctctctctctcttttttactttGTAGActtaagtttattttcatttttactcagggttaattttataaagaagtttatttatttgtaaaggaATTTCCCCAGTGTTATTCAGATGCAGTTTCACTGTGAAGTTGAGCAAATTTTTGCTCTGAAACAGTATAGTTTAGACTTGCCCTCCCCACCTTCCCTATTTTGCTCACTGGTAGATCAGAAGAGCACTGCAGATAATGGTCTGAAGCTTAGGAGTGAGGCCTCACACCACCAACTTCATTCCTGAATCTCCGAGATGGTTTCCCTGCTTATTGTTGAGCATTTTTGTTCCCTTGGTTTCTAtcacatttttcttctgattttctgCCTACTTTTCTGGCTTCcccttagcatttttttttttttatcccttctctgtcttctcttttaaCTTCATACCCAGGTGATTTCTATTTTGATGTTCTATAGACATGTCAAACTCTGCATGTCCAAAACTTCATGTTAGCATCCCGTCGTGAATGGTGGTTGCTTCTGTGATCCTAACCATTTGGAATATTATAAAAGCTTCCTAACTAGTCTTGAGTCATAttgccttttaatatgttttctgtattttagcCTTAGTGATCTTTACATATGTCAATCTGATTTTGTCACACCCTTCAGCAGTTTCTATTCGGGTTAAAGTTCAGATTCCTTAAGATGAGTTTATAATCTTGCTCTTGACAACCTCTTTAGCCTGAGAAACTGTGGCCCAGCCGAGTGAACTACTTTTACTTCTAAAAAGAGCAAGTGTTTTGGCCCCAGGAGGACATTCTTCTTACTGTTAGTCCTCTGGCTAGATGTCCCTCTTAGTTGCTCCACGACATCTTGTACATCTGTTGACTCTATCATCTTGTGGCATGGTTGCCTCTTTACTGATCTGAATTCCCCCTCTTTCTTCCACTTCCCTTAATGTTTCTAAACTTCATGAAGATAGAGACTGTTTGTGTCTTGTGCACTTTTCACTAAGGTTCAGTATAAATTCTGGTCCATAGCAGACTTGAACTGCTATGAACTGCTTGAACTATGTCTTAGCATCTTTTGCTTCCTGATAagatggctcagctgtaaagaaccctcattgaaggagatgtgggttcgatccctgggtcaggaagatcccctggagtaggaaatggcaacccactccagtattcttgcctggaaaagtccatgaacagagTCGGAGGTGACTGAACGCAAACACTACAAAACCTTCCATGGCCACCTCATCCTTTCCATTTTCACTGCCACTGTGTAGTGGAGCGCTCATGCTCAGGGCCCTTGTCCCACATTTGGACTGGTTTTAAGAATGTCCTTACTGCTCTGTGTCCTTAAGATCTGTTCCTTCCATTGTGAGTATTGACCTTTAGTGATATTGAGCTTCCTAAATCCCTCTGAACACAAGCCTTACATCCCTTCAACAACTTTTATACAGATATGGCCCCCAAAGGTTGAAGGTATTAATATCCTACTACTCAATAAATCCCTCCTAGTTATACCCTAGAAATCATGTAAAGTTACTGCAGAAGATATGTACAATCTGTATGCATGTACACAAGTTCTTTttagcagcactgtttgtaatagcaaaaCACTAGAAACAACCCGAATGCCCACCAAcggaaaaatatgtaaataaattacatttttatataattgacTACACTACTATCTATATGCAGTTAGTGttggttatttatcttttttttttacccctctATGGATGTTCACAAGACTaatgttttttccttctgcttgagCTGAATGTATTTAGGTGTATTATGCCACCTACTGGATAGAGTTAGTGTAGCTATATGAACTTTTCTATATATGTGATTATTGTGTCTTTTGTTAACATTTCCTAGGTCCATTCGccattgtgtgtgtgtcaaaTCAATTTTATAGACTGCTTTAAGCATACTAAAAACAGCCATATAGACATTCCGAATTTGTATGTGGTTAAAATAAAAGGTAGGTCTTTATGTGTACATTTTGGGGAAGTAAACTATTCTTGGCTAAGAAACACTGTCATCCTGTAAAGGGATTTAAATACTTTATGTTTTATAAACTACATGACTACTTTATTCCCCAGGAACATTACTTCAGTAATTCCTTATTTAATAGAAAATTTAGATAACCTGACATTAATTGTTTAAGTTAtatagaagactttttttttttttttgtcatatgaGATCAAAGAAAGCTATGTGAGCCACCTTATTGGAgtgtttgtaaatatttgtaaaattttataagacataaagcatttttaatagttttcaaaGGGTACTTTAATCTTTTCCTCCAGAATCTTATATTACCATCgttaaataatatttgaataacATGCAAATTTTAAAGAGTGTTaggacttttaaacttttttgtccCTTTAAAATTAGTCTTTTGacttttgttatttaaaacaaatgtattttataGGTGCTGGGAAGACAACACTTCTTAACTATATTTTGACAGAGCAACATAGTAAAAGAATAGCAgtgattttaaatgaatttggGGAAGGTAAGTAAAGTTCAATAAATGCCATGCTATAAGAATGTATTGAACAGTTAATTCAGCTGGTGAATTGATATTCCATATgcagaaatgaaaatgcaaggtATTATCATGTGAACACATTGCTATGGATAGTTTTGGAAAAATTAGGTTCATTTATGTCAAGCTTTATTTTGTATGGAGTTgagatactgaaatcagattgtttctataaatttttattttgtttaactttaGAATTCATACCAGCAGAATTAATTAGATTTTTACATAAATACTCCAGAAGTAAAAATCTAAGGagttgatggagaaggaaatggcaacccactccagtgttcttgcctagagaatcccagggatggggtcgcacagaaaaaaaaaaaaaagaaaaaaaaaaaaaatctaaggagTTGAAAGAAAATCTTTCAGGAAGATTTTTGTACCAATTTGTACCAATTTGTGCTGACTATATTGTTTAATTGcaggttttgaaaatatttgaaaatacttcTGTCTTATAAATTTATCTTATTGAATGTTTATTATTCTGCAAAGCTGTTAAAACAGAAggcttagaaaataaatatgtggTCTCCATCCTCAGGCAACTTCACTTATCTGTGAAAATATatgtgttttccagttttttgtctTCACTGAACTGTGTTTTAAGAAATTTATACAGCAGTGTTAGACATGCTTCTCTGAttacttttattagtttttcTTCTCAGGTGTGAATTTCAGTAAAAGCTCATGTTTAGCTAAAAAAAATATAActtcatttgaatttttcttaaattattttttttcagttgcaaaTTAGTAAAGGAACTAAGTTAATGAGAAGAATGTGAGGCCTGTTAGTTgaatcttagtttttattttaacttcttaTTAACTGATCTTCTGTTGGACACTGATTACATTTATTATCATGTGTTACtatttttcttcagtctttctggaccttttcttctttaaacagcTTTGTCCTTTAGAGCATTTGCAatactttccttttcattttttaaatgttctctaTACCCTAAGTTCTGTAGCAACCCCTTGCCTAACTAAaacttaaacataaaatatatatcagtgaaaaattattcagtttttttccttatcttttgCTAATGGATATTTAGAACTTTCCTGGCTTGGGCATGTTTCTTTGTTGGAGGAAATGTAAGACTTTTTAAATCATTCTCATTTGATAACAAGCATCTCAAACTCtcatatatactttatttttttctcaagtagGCATTGCTAAGAAACATGTGTGTAtttgattaaaatttaatttttaagtgagTACATTGGTACCCTGGCCAAGCACATTTCCTTAAAATGAACTAAGGGTATTACTCATACAGGAATGCTGAACAATCTGTCTAGTAGACACTGAAACAATTCAGAgaagtaatgaaaagaaaaaatacacaagaGACTGAAAGGCATATGTATAAAAACCAATATATAAACATACTGGTCTATCTAGAGAATTGGCCATGGACAAGAAAGAATGCctttaaaatagctattttattAGGAAATGGGAGCAGTCTAGTAAGAGGCCTAGAGATGAAGTAGATAACTTTCATTAATTTTGCAGTTGTCTCTTTAGGGGCTTAAATcctcttaaagaaagaaaaaataaaataatctagaGTAGTATAGTTTAAAATATTGAGATAGCCTGAACAGAATGAAagaatacaaattatgaaatatatttttctgcttCAAAATCTGCTGTACTATTGAGTATCCTCATCTTTGTTTTTGATTGACGAGTGGACATAATCTAAAGAGTGCTTCCTGTTAATTATTCTAGGAAGTGCAGTGGAGAAATCCTTAGCTGTCAGCCAAGGTGGAGAACTCTACGAAGAATGGCTGGAACTTAGAAACGGTTGCCTCTGCTGTTCCGTAAAGTGAGAAAAACATATACTCTGTGCTTGTTGGCTTCTATAAATGTTTGTTGGTTATATTTCTAGCTTTGATTTTCTTACATAAATTAACAGAATCTTCATAATCTTCTTCATTGTATTTTCGAATAGAAGATACACCTATTaggatgcattttctttttttttttagcagatggaaattgattaattttaatattcttccaTACATTAAGGCAGTGTGGTCACTGGACTTCTCACGAATATTGCTCCTTTCTAAATTTCTCAGTTATTCACATTAATTCAGTTTTAAGAGATAAATAGCaggcttttgtttttcatttttaaaatgatcttaTTCCTTAAATGCTAAACATTTAACACATAACGATTAAGGGAAAATATTGTCTCAATTTTAGGTACTCGGACATTTGTTAGTTGTTTTTGATAATCATGTTAATTCACAGTATAGATCTTCCAGgtgaatattatttttccttctgaacaTATAAGGGAATTAAGACTAAAAGACATTATAAGTCTGCATATCTAGTTATTTGAACCAAGATTAGGATCCATTTTCTTAAAGTGTTTCTCATTGTCTTAGCTCTAATGCTGTGgtcattttattgaattttatttttgttgttgtttttgacatCAAGTTTTAATTAATGGTCCCTGTGGTGCATGAAAgtctaattttatgtttaaaaaatgattattctGAATGTAATAAGTTATTGGTCTTATTTCCAAGATTTCAACCTCTAAAAACAATATAAAtgaccccaaaaaagaaaaacccttacTTCATGTTCCATCAATGATTGTTGTTTCAAGGACGGTGAACGTTTTATTCACCAATATAACCGCTCTTAGAAAAGGAATAACACATAGTAGTCACTCAAAAGTTTGTTGAgcaaattatgaaaattaatacCTGTGTTGTTGATTTTGTATAGTCCAGTGAATTATATTTCTTCTACATCATTTACTATCTTAGATGTTTTGACTGTGAGTCAAGTGTATTATGAAGGTTAAAGCACAACAGGTCTTCTTagccaattaaaattaaatgttttcttatgtttttaatattactaagaaaaaagggaaattaaagcCTACTACCCTTattcagaacagaaataaaaggtaggtatataaataaaattgtagtTATTTAGCTGTTCTATTAAGCTACTGTAATTCATAcattttgtcattattttctgtattgacctttttctttcataaagctataaaaataacaGGTTCTGACTTATTTTAGTCCAGTAAATTAAAATTCCCTCTGCTTTTATCTAATATCTTGTTACTTGTCAGCATATGTGCATCCATTCCTCTCCACTCCCCAAAACTGGTGAAACTAGATAGATATGTTGTTAGAAGCTTGGGAGTGAAGTAAATTTTTGCATGCCTGAAGATAGTTTTATCCCTGGTTgctaaatatacttttaaatgtttGTGATGATCACTTTAAAATATTCAGGCAATCAACTGTATGTCATGTTTTGGTATTCTCCAGGGACAATGGCCTTAGAGCTATTGAGAATTTgatgaagaagaaagggaaatttgATTACATACTGTTAGAGACCACCGGATTAGCAGATCCTGGTAAGAAATGTCAttattaaaaaccaaaatatagttcttaaacattttaaaataaatatactagaGAAATATATAGAATGAGTATTAAAGCTTTACTCTagattaaattttttgttttgttttgatttaaaggagaaaaaatactgAGTCATGTTTCTTTGGCAGATGAACAATGATTAAAGTATTAGATAATTTTAACATGTTAATAGCATTTCAGTTTCTATCAATTGATTTAGGATTATTGGTAGGAAGAAGAGTTgttaaaactttcagaaaaatctaataaaacataggaaaaaaggAGACATTCTACTTTGGGTATATGTTTAAGAACTTTTGGAGTTAAATCCCAGAAATACTTATTCCCTTAAATTAATTGTTAGCATTTGTTTTTCTACTACTAAGCTTGAAATCATTTTAATTGTAAACACTATTATAAGGTATGGAGTTAAATcaagcctgaaagtgaaagttgctcagtcatgtccagctcttcgcagccccatggactatacagtccatggaattctctaggccagagtactggagtgggtagcctttcccttctccaggagatcttcccaacccagggatcgaacccaggtcttgcacattgtaggcaggttgtttaccagctgagccacaagggaagcccaagaatactggagtgggtagcctatcccttctctagcagatcttcgcaatccaggaatggaactggggtctcctgcattgcaggcagattctttaccacctgagctatcagggaaaccctactGGGTCTTTTTTCTAGTGTGGAATTAATAATGGTTATCTATGAGGTTTTTACCTCTGAATGGAATTAACATCTAAACTTCCCTGTTGAAAGCTACACAAAGTCTACCTGTTTCTAACCATGGGTTTCTGTTCCTTCTTACCCAAATAACTTTTAGGTaacattttattcctagtttgcaGAACATTTAGTTTTGTAAGTCTGacccatttcttttttcatctaaGTCTATGACACTGCACATAAAATCATATTAAAGAACTAAGGGGTCATAattgtttaaaagaaatactggagtgcacTGAAGGTTCACTGTAATCAATTGtcaatttattttgaattatttaata
This genomic interval carries:
- the LOC136148341 gene encoding zinc-regulated GTPase metalloprotein activator 1A-like, translated to PVTIITGYLGAGKTTLLNYILTEQHSKRIAVILNEFGEGSAVEKSLAVSQGGELYEEWLELRNGCLCCSVK